The genomic interval CCGATGCACGCGGACGTACGGCACGCGGAGTGGGGGCACGGGATCGTGATGAGTCGTGAGCAGGACCGGATCACGGTGCTGTTCGACTCCGTGGGCTACAAGACGCTGGCGCTCGGCGTGGTCGACGAGCTGCTCGAGGTGGTCTGACGGATCCCGCGGCACGCCCGTCCGGCTGGGCAATCATTACCGATCGTGGCCTCGCTCCCACTTGCAGTCGTTTCACCACCTGTTGAGACTCGAATGCGGAGGTCGTGAGTTCGGGGGTGGGACCGGTGCGTGAGGGCGTCAGTACCAGGGAGACGTGGCCGTTCGAGTGCCTGCACTGCCTGCGGGTCTGGGAGGAGGAGTACGTCGTCCACCGGAGGGACGACGAGCACGGCAACGACGTGGTCGTGTGGACCCGGGAGGGTGTGGCCGTCCAGCCGCCCTGGTCCGGGACGAGCTGCCCGGGGTGCGGCTGCGGGACCGTGACCACGTTCCCCACCGGCTATCTGGCGCACCATCCGGAGATCACGCTCGGCCGACCGGCTCTGCAGATCCCCGCGGAGGAGGAGTCCTCCCGAGGCGGATGGTGGTTCACGTCGCACGGCCTGGTCACGCTCGCGCTCCTGCTGCCGGCCGGTCTCGGCCTGTACGAGAGGATCACCGCGCACTGATCCGCCCCGCCCGTCGATCGTCCGGCGACGGCCGGGTAGGGCGGTTGTCCACAGGTGGCGCGAGGGGGCCCGGGGGATCCGGCAGAATGAGAGCCCTCCCGGAAGAAGGCGGATCAGGATCGTGACGACGTCCATTCAGCAGCGGATCGCCGAAGAGCTCGGCGTGCGCGAGAGCCAGGTCACCGCGGCCGTCGACCTGCTCGACGGCGGGGCGACGGTGCCGTTCATCGCCCGCTACCGCAAGGAAGCCACCGGTGCGCTCGACGACGCCCAGCTGCGCACGCTGGAGGAGCGGCTGCGTTACCTGCGCGAGCTGGAGGAGCGGCGGGCGGCCATCCTCGACTCGATCCGCTCCCAGGGCAAGCTCGACGAGGCCCTGGAAGCGCGGATCATGGAGGCCGACTCCAAGGCCCGGCTGGAGGACATCTACCTGCCCTTCAAGCCCAAGCGCCGGACCAAGGCGCAGATCGCCAGGGAGGCGGGGCTGGAGCCCCTGGCGGACGCGCTGCTGGCCGACCCGTCGCTGGACCCCCAGGCGACCGCGGAGGGATACGTACGCGAGGGCGTGGCCGACGCCGCCGCGGCGCTGGAGGGCGCCAGGGCCATCCTGGTCGAGCGCTTCGCCGAGGACGCCGACCTCATCGGCGACCTGCGGGAGCGGATGTGGTCCCGAGGCCGGCTCGTCTCCCAGGTGCGGGAGGACAAGCAGGAGTCCGGCGCCAAGTTCTCCGACTACTTCGACTTCTCCGAGCCCTTCACCCGGCTGCCCTCGCACCGCATCCTCGCGATGTTCCGGGGCGAGAAGGAGGAGGTGCTCACGCTCACCCTCGACCCGGAGGCCGAGGAGCCGAACGACTACGAGGCGCGGATCGCCCGGCGGTTCGGCATCGCCGACCAGGGCCGCCCGGCCGACAAGTGGCTGCTCGACACCGTGCGCTGGGCCTGGCGGACGCGCGTCCTCGTCCACCTGGGCATCGACCTGCGCACCCGGCTGTGGCAGGCGGCCGAGGAGGAGGCCGTGCGGGTGTTCGCGGCCAACCTGCGCGACCTGCTGCTCGCCGCTCCCGCGGGGGCGAGGCCGACCATGGGCCTCGACCCGGGCCTGCGCACCGGGGTGAAGGTCGCGGTCGTGGACGGCACCGGCAAGGTCGTGGCCACCGAGACGATCTACCCGCACGAGCCCAGGCGGCAGTGGGACCAGTCGCTCGCGGTGCTGGCCCGGCTGGCGGCCGAGCACAAGGTGGAGCTGGTCGCCATCGGCAACGGCACCGCGTCGCGGGAGACCGACAAGCTCGCCGCCGAGCTGGTCAAGCACATGCCGCACCTCACCAAGATCATGGTTTCGGAGGCCGGGGCCTCGGTCTACTCCGCGTCGGCCTACGCCTCGCAGGAGCTGCCCGGCCTCGACGTCTCGCTGCGCGGCGCGGTGTCGATCGCGCGGCGGCTGCAGGACCCGCTGGCCGAGCTGGTCAAGATCGACCCCAAGTCCATCGGTGTCGGCCAGTACCAGCACGACGTGTCCGAGGTGAAGCTGTCGCGCTCGCTCGACGCGGTGGTGGAGGACTGCGTGAACGCGGTGGGCGTGGACGTCAACACCGCGTCCGCCCCGCTGCTGACCCGGGTCTCCGGCATCAGCGCCGGACTTGCGGAGAACATCGTCGCGCACCGGGACGCCAACGGGCCGTTCCGCTCCCGGACCGGGCTGAAGGACGTGCCGCGGCTCGGCCCGAAGGCGTTCGAGCAGTGCGCGGGCTTCCTGCGCATCCCGGGGGGCGACGACCCGCTCGACGCCTCCAGCGTCCACCCCGAGGCGTACCCGGTGGTGCGCCGCATCCTCGACTTCAGCAAGAGCGACCTGCGCACGCTGATCGGCAACACCTCGGCGCTCCGCACGCTGAAGCCGTCCGACTTCGTCGACGACACCTTCGGCCTGCCGACCGTCACCGACATCCTCAAGGAACTGGAGAAGCCGGGCCGCGACCCCCGTCCGGCTTTCAAGACCGCCACCTTCAAGGACGGCGTCGAGAAGCCCTCCGACCTGTCGCCCGGCATGATCCTGGAGGGCGTCGTCACCAACGTCGCCGCGTTCGGCGCGTTCGTCGACATCGGCGTGCACCAGGACGGCCTGGTCCATGTGTCCGCGATGTCGAACTCGTTCGTGAAGGACCCGCGCGAAGTGGTCAAGCCCGGCGACATCGTCCGGGTCAAGGTGCTCGACGTCGACCTCCAGCGCAAGCGCATCTCGCTCACGCTGCGCCTGGATGACGAGACGACGGGCAACGGCCGCAGGGGCGGGCCGGACGGCGAGGCCCGGGGCGACCGGCAGGGCGGCCGGCGCGGCCAGCCACGCCAGAACGCCCCCCGTCAGAACCAGGGCGGCCAGAACCAGGGCGGCCAGAACCAGAGCGGCAGGGGCGGGTCGGGCCGCGGGAACGGCCGGGGCTCGGGCGGTGCGCCGCAGGGCGGCGCCATGGCCGAGGCCCTGCGCCGCGCCGGTCTGGCCGACCCCGGCGCCGGCGACCGCCGCTCCCGCTGACGCCCCTCCCCGGTCCATCGCCTGCCCGCATCCGTTGCGATGGCCGTCGCTCCCGCTGACGGCCATCGCGGGTCCACGGGCTGCTCGCGCCCGGCGCCCGCCTCCGGTGCGCCGGGACCGCGCTCGACGTGCCGGGACCACCTTCGGTGCGCCGGGACCGCGCTCGGCGTGCCGGGACCGCCTCCGGTGTGCCGGGCGGGCGACGGAGAATGCCCCGCGAGGCGATGGACGCGGGGCACAGGGCCGATCAGGAACGATGTTCGGTCATTCGGTCACTGCTGCTGCTGTTGTTGCTGCTGACCGCCGCGCCCCTGCTGCTGCTGCTGTTGCTGCTGCTGACCGCCGCGACCCTGCTGCTGTTGCTGTTGCTGCTGCTGCTGCTGCTGCGGTAAATGCTCCCGATGGTGGCGGCGATGATGTTCATAGTGATGGTGACGGTGACGCCTACGGCATTCACCTCCCGGGCAGTCCCCCGTGCTCGACGGCCTGACGACCTGCTCGGTCGTGCTGGCGGCGTTGGCGGGCTGCGTCTGCATCGTGACAGGGACGAGGGCCGAAGCCGTCACGACGGCAGCAGCCAATGCGTGTTTGAACATGGGATTCCCTCCGTCGGCTCCGTGATGAGAAGCGGACGACGTCCGAGTGCACGGAGCTCGAATCGATCCATCGAACCTTTGGATCTGGACCCTGGTTCTCACGCTAGAGGCACCAAACGCCTCAGTCACCCATCAGGGAGCAAACAAGCACTGGTAGCACCAAAAGGCTGAATTCGCTCAGCTGTCACCCTGCCTGGGCAACGCGCGCCGAGGGCGGGGCTCAGAGAGGCGCGCCGGGGCCGTCGGCGGACGGAGCGAGCAGATCCTCCAAAACGGCGGCGAGGGCGGCGACCCCGGCGAGGCAGTCGGCCTCCTCGGCGTGCTCGTACGGCGAGTGCGAGACACCCGTGGGGTTGCGTACGAACAGCATGGCCGCCGGGACCTCCCCGGCGAGGATGCCGGCGTCGTGCCCCGCCCCCGTGGGCAGCACGGGCGCGCCGCCGAGGGCGCGCGCGACGCGATCACGCAATGGCGCGTCGAAGTCCACGACCGCCGTGTAGGACTCCCGGGTCACCTCGGCCCCCCGGGCCGCCCGGGCCGTCTCCTCGACGAGGCTGTCCAGCAGGGCGTCGTCGGGAGCCCGGCAGTCGAGCCATGCGGTGACCAGCGACGCGATGGCGTTGGTGCCGTTGGGCTCGACCCTGACCCTGCCGAAGGTGGCCAGAGCCCCCAGGCGCTCGGCGCCGGCGCGTGCGGCCAGCACGGCCGCCGCATAGGCCGGCATGGGGTCGCGCCGGTCCTCAAGGCGGGTCGTCCCGGCGTGGTTGGCCTCCCCGTGGAAGTCGAAACGCCAGCGGCCGTGCGGCCAGATCGCGGAGGCGACGCCGACCGGGTGCGGCGTGCCGGCGAGGTGGCGGCCCTGCTCCACGTGCAGTTCCACGAACACGCCGATCCGCGCGAGGCGCTCGTCGTCGCGCCCGGCGGCCCCGGGGTCGCGTCCCGCCCGTTCCATCGCCGCCGCCAGGGTGACGCCGTCCGCGTCACGCAGCGCCCCGGCCGCCTCGGGGCGGACGGCGCCGGTCATCAGCCGCGACCCCAGACAGGCCAGGCCGAACCTGGCGCCCTCCTCCTCGGTGAAGTTCACCACCGCCAGCGGCCGCTCCGGCCGCAGGCCGCGCGCCCGCAGCGCGTCGAGCGCGGCGAACGCCCCAACGACCCCCAGTGGGCCGTCGTACGCCCCGCCGTCGGGCACCGAATCCAGGTGGGAGCCGGTCACCACGGCGTCTCCGGCCGCGGGATCGCCCAGCCAGGCCCACTGGTTGCCGTTGCGGTCGGTCTCGTAGGTCAGGCCTCTGTCACGCGCCTGCGCGGCGAACCAGGCCCGGCACTCGGCGTCCGCCGACGTCCAGGCGTGCCTGCGGTACCCGCCCGTCGCATCGTAGCGGCCGACGGGCAGCAGGTCATGCCACATGTGGCGGAAGCCGTCCGCCACCTCCTCGGGCAGGACCCGCGCCGCTCCCTCAGGCCTCGGCGTCGGCACCGGCCGGCCCCTCCCCGAGCTCGGCCGGCCGGCTCATCGGGACGCGTACGCCCCGCTCGCGGGCGACCTCGGCGGCCCGGTCGTACCCGGCGTCCACGTGCCGGATCACGCCCATGCCCGGGTCGTTGGTCAGCACCCGGCGGATCTTCTCCCCCGCCAGCGGCGTACCGTCGGCGACGGTGACCTGTCCGGCGTGGATGGAGCGGCCGATGCCGACCCCGCCGCCGTGGTGGATCGATACCCAGGACGCGCCGGAGGCGACGTTGACCATGGCGTTGAGCAGCGGCCAGT from Microbispora sp. ZYX-F-249 carries:
- a CDS encoding Tex family protein: MTTSIQQRIAEELGVRESQVTAAVDLLDGGATVPFIARYRKEATGALDDAQLRTLEERLRYLRELEERRAAILDSIRSQGKLDEALEARIMEADSKARLEDIYLPFKPKRRTKAQIAREAGLEPLADALLADPSLDPQATAEGYVREGVADAAAALEGARAILVERFAEDADLIGDLRERMWSRGRLVSQVREDKQESGAKFSDYFDFSEPFTRLPSHRILAMFRGEKEEVLTLTLDPEAEEPNDYEARIARRFGIADQGRPADKWLLDTVRWAWRTRVLVHLGIDLRTRLWQAAEEEAVRVFAANLRDLLLAAPAGARPTMGLDPGLRTGVKVAVVDGTGKVVATETIYPHEPRRQWDQSLAVLARLAAEHKVELVAIGNGTASRETDKLAAELVKHMPHLTKIMVSEAGASVYSASAYASQELPGLDVSLRGAVSIARRLQDPLAELVKIDPKSIGVGQYQHDVSEVKLSRSLDAVVEDCVNAVGVDVNTASAPLLTRVSGISAGLAENIVAHRDANGPFRSRTGLKDVPRLGPKAFEQCAGFLRIPGGDDPLDASSVHPEAYPVVRRILDFSKSDLRTLIGNTSALRTLKPSDFVDDTFGLPTVTDILKELEKPGRDPRPAFKTATFKDGVEKPSDLSPGMILEGVVTNVAAFGAFVDIGVHQDGLVHVSAMSNSFVKDPREVVKPGDIVRVKVLDVDLQRKRISLTLRLDDETTGNGRRGGPDGEARGDRQGGRRGQPRQNAPRQNQGGQNQGGQNQSGRGGSGRGNGRGSGGAPQGGAMAEALRRAGLADPGAGDRRSR
- a CDS encoding allantoate amidohydrolase: MWHDLLPVGRYDATGGYRRHAWTSADAECRAWFAAQARDRGLTYETDRNGNQWAWLGDPAAGDAVVTGSHLDSVPDGGAYDGPLGVVGAFAALDALRARGLRPERPLAVVNFTEEEGARFGLACLGSRLMTGAVRPEAAGALRDADGVTLAAAMERAGRDPGAAGRDDERLARIGVFVELHVEQGRHLAGTPHPVGVASAIWPHGRWRFDFHGEANHAGTTRLEDRRDPMPAYAAAVLAARAGAERLGALATFGRVRVEPNGTNAIASLVTAWLDCRAPDDALLDSLVEETARAARGAEVTRESYTAVVDFDAPLRDRVARALGGAPVLPTGAGHDAGILAGEVPAAMLFVRNPTGVSHSPYEHAEEADCLAGVAALAAVLEDLLAPSADGPGAPL